In Pseudoliparis swirei isolate HS2019 ecotype Mariana Trench chromosome 11, NWPU_hadal_v1, whole genome shotgun sequence, a genomic segment contains:
- the sgpp1b gene encoding sphingosine-1-phosphate phosphatase 1: protein MEKSNRLVELYHYLQDPHLVARFQRFCGVRGTFLRTGTTTGTDKESDRAHAHNNGACHHHIAEGDESGTSSAVIGAGEGEKTQTGSPTRVRRRDADASVATNRGEESETTPRNGSPASGGETVKPLRRNSLTGDVGREFLIENRLLFYLFTFGTELGNELFYITFFPFVTWNVDAFVGRRLIMVWVWVMYLGQCTKDVVGWSRPASPPVVKVEMFYNSEYSMPSTHAMSGTALPIALLFLTYGRWEYSFTLGCSLALCWCLLVCAPRSHGMHSVLDVIVGVFYSALILLFLLPALDPIDGFNLTCRWAPLAIVSLHLLLGLFSFSLDTWSTSRGDTAQILGTGAGVALASHINLRLGLLPDAAPGLLPLAAPALGSGLVGAALLRLVLGVLVLVGTRALMKAVTLPLVCRVVGVPGGDARKARQHMEVELPYRYIVYAAVGFNVLFLVPLLFSWTRLS, encoded by the exons ATGGAGAAAAGTAACCGGTTAGTAGAGCTGTATCACTATCTACAAGACCCCCACCTCGTAGCCCGCTTTCAGCGCTTTTGTGGAGTACGCGGGACGTTTTTGAGAACCGGTACCACCACCGGCACCGACAAGGAGTCGGACCGGGCTCACGCGCACAACAACGGGGCTTGCCATCACCACATCGCCGAGGGAGATGAGAGCGGAACCTCGTCCGCCGTCATCGGAGCCGGGGAAGGGGAGAAAACACAAACGGGGTCGCCGACGCGTGTTCGCAGGAGGGACGCCGACGCTAGCGTCGCGACGAACCGAGGCGAGGAAAGTGAAACGACACCCCGGAACGGGTCGCCCGCTTCCGGCGGGGAGACGGTGAAACCCCTGCGGAGGAACTCGCTGACGGGCGACGTCGGCCGCGAGTTCCTCATCGAGAACCGGCTCCTGTTCTACTTGTTCACCTTCGGCACCGAGCTGGGCAACGAGCTGTTCTACATCACCTTCTTCCCCTTCGTCACGTGGAACGTGGACGCCTTCGTGGGCCGGCGGCTCATCATGGTGTGGGTCTGGGTCATGTACCTGGGGCAGTGCACCAAGGACGTCGTCGGCTGGTCCCGGCCCGCCTCGCCGCCCGTGGTGAAGGTAGAGATGTTCTACAACTCCGAGTACAGCATGCCGTCCACGCACGCCATGTCCGGCACGGCCCTGCCCATCGCCCTGCTGTTCCTGACCTACGGCCGCTGGGAG tacTCCTTCACTCTGGGCTGCAGCTTGGCTCTCTGCTGGTGTCTGCTGGTCTGCGCAC CCCGATCACATGGGATGCACTCAgtcctg gacgTTATCGTGGGCGTCTTCTACAgcgccctcatcctcctcttcctcctgccggCGTTGGACCCGATCGACGGCTTCAACCTGACGTGCCGCTGGGCGCCGCTCGCCATCGTCTCCCTGCACCTCCTGCTGGGCTTGTTCTCCTTCAGCCTGGACACGTGGAGCACCTCGCGGGGCGACACCGCCCAGATCCTGGGCACCGGCGCCGGCGTGGCGCTGGCCTCCCACATCAACCTCCGCCTGGGCCTGCTGCCGGACGCCGCGCCGGGCCTGCTGCCGCTCGCCGCGCCCGCCCTTGGCTCCGGCCTGGTGGGCGCGGCGCTGCTGCGGCTGGTCCTGGgcgtgctggtgctggtgggcACGCGGGCGCTCATGAAGGCCGTCACGCTGCCGCTGGTGTGCCGGGTGGTCGGCGTGCCCGGTGGCGACGCCAGGAAGGCCCGGCAGCACATGGAGGTGGAGCTGCCGTACCGCTACATCGTGTACGCCGCCGTGGGCTTCAACGTGCTGTTCCTGGTGCCGCTGCTCTTCAGCTGGACTCGGCTCTCCTGA
- the wdr89 gene encoding WD repeat-containing protein 89, with protein MEGLEEKLKGLSIARRSRPAEPTYLLDVALQPAGPLAVCCSNLSVRLHDRDTLSLVGEYRGHGGPLCGVVFSHASPGFLYSGSADGTIRGWDVRRPGSDAAQVFKGDASHSYCSFDLSCGDTLLCAGTEQVDGEDSFLVFWDVRKPGGGLLGVYSESHSDDITQVRFHPRDNDRLASSSTDGLVNVFDLSCGAEEEALLATFNGDSSASSVCWSGPDYTQLLCLSHDEGLHLWDLSQLDTDKPLTVFSTPDARGLPLTAGGGGVDYLVGGRWLEEAQRLLVVGGENGGDLHLMECDGGGLRLLRTLEGGHASTVRCFLWDAAREVLVTGGEDSQLLLWKPGGEELTSGKRETMKSEAPSRLKSRPHKKHGYAKH; from the coding sequence atggAGGGTCTGGAGGAGAAGCTAAAGGGGCTGTCCATCGCCCGGCGGTCCCGCCCCGCGGAGCCCACCTACCTGCTGGACGTGGCCCTGCAGCCGGCCGGCCCGCTGGCCGTGTGCTGCTCCAACCTGTCCGTCCGCCTCCACGACAGGGACACCCTGAGCCTGGTGGGCGAGTACCGGGGCCACGGGGGGCCGCTGTGCGGGGTCGTCTTCTCCCACGCCTCCCCCGGCTTCCTCTACTCGGGCTCCGCCGACGGGACAATCCGCGGGTGGGACGTGCGGCGCCCCGGGTCGGACGCGGCGCAGGTGTTTAAAGGCGACGCGTCTCACAGCTACTGCAGCTTCGACCTGAGCTGCGGCGACACGTTGCTGTGCGCCGGCACCGAGCAGGTGGACGGCGAGGACAGCTTCCTGGTGTTCTGGGACGTCAGGAAGCCCGGCGGCGGGCTCCTCGGGGTGTACTCGGAGTCGCACAGCGACGACATCACGCAGGTGCGCTTCCACCCTCGAGATAACGACCGGCTGGCGTCCAGCTCCACGGACGGCCTGGTGAACGTGTTCGACCTGAGCTgcggggcggaggaggaggcgctgctCGCCACCTTCAACGGCGACTCGTCCGCCAGCTCCGTCTGCTGGTCCGGACCCGACTACACGCAGCTGCTGTGCCTCAGCCACGACGAGGGGCTGCACCTGTGGGACCTGAGCCAGCTGGACACGGACAAGCCCCTCACCGTCTTCAGCACCCCGGACGCTCGCGGTCTGCCGCTgacggccggcggcggcggcgtggactACCTGGTGGGCGGCAGGTGGctggaggaggcccagaggCTGCTGGTGGTCGGGGGGGAGAACGGAGGCgacctccacctgatggagtGCGACGGCGGCGGGCTCCGCCTGCTGAGGACCCTCGAGGGAGGCCACGCCTCCACGGTGCGCTGCTTCCTGTGGGACGCTGCGAGGGAGGTCTTGGTCACGGGCGGCGAGGACtctcagctgctgctgtggAAACCGGGAGGGGAGGAGCTAACGTCGGGGAAAAGGGAGACCATGAAGAGCGAGGCACCTTCGAGGCTCAAATCCAGACCGCATAAAAAACATGGCTACGCAAAACACTGA